CAGCCGGACCGTGGCCACCTTCTTCCCCTTCAGGTCGGCGACCTTCTTCACCTTCGGGGCGTTCGCCGCGGTGGTGACGATGGAGGCGTCCTCCCCCATGATCCCCCCGATGATCCGCAGGTCCGCCCCCTTGGCGATGTGCGCCAACGGGGCGGTCGTGCCGAACGCGCCGATGTCGAGCTTCCCCGCTTTCAGCGCGTTGATCCCGTCGGCGGAATTCACGAACTCGATCAGCTCGACGGAGAGCCCCTCCCTCTCGAAGAACTTCTGTTCCTTCGCCACGAAGAACTTCGCGTGGCCGGTGACCGGCAGGTACCCCACCTTCAGAGGCTCCGCCGCCGCGGAAACCCGGGGAGCCGCCAGAAGCGCCGCCCCCAATATCCCTACGATCCATGCCCGTACCCGCTGCCTGCCTTCCATCTTTCCCCTTCCCCTTTCCGCCTGGCGGATCGTTCCGCCGGCATCGCGGCTCGTTTGCCTGCCCAGACAACAAGAAAGGCGGATGGGATCGTTTCCCCATCCGCCTTCGGTCATTCCGATCGGTCGGCTGCGTTATCCCGCGGCGCCCCCGGGTGGGCCGGGCCCCTTCGCGATCCGCCGACAGGAGGACCGGGAGCGCTCCATCCGATAAACACTACTTAGCATATAGGTTTTATAGTTTAACGGAAGGATCCTGTCAAGCGAAATATCCGGTGCCGGTCCGCGCCGCGGGATCTATATCTTGCAGACCCGCTCCAGCCGGTACTCTTCCGGGGAAAGGGGAAGGACGATCCGCGGAGACTTTCCGCACGCCGGGCAACCGGGGTTCCTCTCCGCCTGGATGGCGGACACATCCGCGGAAAGCGTGTCCACGACGAGGATTTTCCCGGGAGGAGCCCCGGGCAGACCCAGGATCGCCTTGACCGCCTCCACCGCCTGCCACGATCCGACGACCCCGGCGGCCGCTCCGAGGATCCCCGAATCGGAGCAGGTCGGAACGTCCTTCGGCGAAGGGATCTCCGGCATGACGCACCGCAGGCACGGCCCTTTTCCGGGCAGGATCGTGAAGAGCTGCCCGCCGAACCGAAGGGCGCCGCCGTGCACCAGCGGAGTGCCCGAGAGGACCGACGCGTCGCTGCACAGGAACTTGGTGGGAAAGTTGTCGCTGCCGTCGACGACGACGTCGTACCGGCGGAACAGGTCGACCGCGTTCTCCGCGGTCAAGGCGGACTCGTGCGAATCCACCCGCAGGTCGGGCCGGATCTCCAGGAGACGCTCCGCGGCGGAGCGGACCTTGTGGAGCCCGATCGATTTTTCGGCATGGATGACCTGGCGATTCAGGTTGCTCGAGTCCACGCGGTCGTTGTCGATGATACCGAGCCGGCCGATCCCCGCCGCGGCCAGATACAGCAGCGCCGGGGAACCGAGCCCTCCCGCCCCCACCACGAGGGCCGAGGCGGAGAGCAGCTTCTCCTGCCCCTCCGGCCCGATCTCCCGCAGGAGGATGTTGCGGCTGTACCGCAGGACGTCCCGGTCTTCGAGTTCCATGCGCCCCTCCGATACTACCCTATCAGATCGCATAGTCCTCGAGAAACACCCGCATGTTTTTCGGCGTGAGAAACACCTTCTCCCCCCGTGCCGCGCCGAGGCTGCGGTACTGTTCCCGCGACAGCTCCGCTTCCACGACGCCCCCGCCGTCGGCTCGTTCGAGTTCGAGCCGGACGACCGGACCCGCCGTGTGGACGTGCCGGACGACCGCCGCCGCCGCCTCCTCCCCGTCCGGCGCGCGGCTGACGGCGATGTCGTGGGGCCGGACGTAGGCGACCGCGTGGGCGTTCCTCGTCCCCGCGTGCTCCGGCAGGTCCACGACCAGGTCCCCGATCATCCCGCGCCCCGCGTGCACCCTCGCGTGGAAGATGTTCACGTGCCCCAGGAAGTTGTAGACGAACGGGTTGGCGGGGCGCTCGTACACCTCGTCCGGCGGCCCTTCCTGCTCGATCCGCCCCTCGTTCATCACCACCACCCGGTCGGCCACCTCCAGCGCCTCCTCCTGGTCGTGCGTGACGAAGACGCTGGTGATCTTCATCTCGTCGTGCAGCCGCCGAAGCCACCCCCGCAGCTCCTTGCGGACCCGCGCGTCCAGCGCGCCGAACGGCTCGTCGAGCAGGAGGACCTCCGGCTCGACGGCCAGCGCCCGCGCCAGCGCGATCCGCTGCCGCTGCCCGCCGGAGAGCTGTCCGGGATACCGGCCGCCGACGCTTTCGAGCTGCACCAGGCGAAGCAGCTCCACGACCTTCTTCCGGATCGCCGCCTTCGCCGGACGGCGGTGCCGCGGACGCACGGTCAGCCCGAACGCCACGTTCTCGAAGACGGTCATGTGCCGGAACAGGGCGTAGTGCTGGAACACGAATCCGACCCGGCGGTCCCGCACGTCCCGCCGCGTCGCCTCCTCCCCGTTGAAGTACACCTCCCCCGCGTCGCACGATTCGAGCCCTGCGACGATCCGCAGGAGGGTCGTCTTCCCGGAGCCCGACGGACCCAGCAGCGCCACGAGCTCGCCGCCGGGAACCGAGAGGCTTACCTCCGACAGGGCGGTGAATTCCCCGAACCGCTTGGTGACGCCGCGAACCTCGATGCTCATGATCCCTCCCCGCGGCCGGACTCCCGCCTCCGCCCGGACCGTTCCGATCGGAACTTCCACTCCACGGCCGTTTTCGCCGCCAGCGTGACCAGCGCCAGCAGGGCCAGCACCGACGCCACCGCGAAGGCGCCGACGAAGTTGTATTCGTTGTAGAGGATCTCCACGTGCAGGGGGATCGTGTTCGTCGCCCCCCGGATGTGGCCCGAGACCACCGACACGGCCCCGAACTCCCCCATCGCCCGCGCGTTGCACAGGATCACGCCGTAGAGGAGCCCCCACTTCACGTTGGGGAGGGTGACCTTGAAAAACGTCTTGAGGCCGCTCGCGCCGAGCACCCGCGCCGCCTCCTCGTCCTCCGCTCCCTGCGCCTCCATCAGGGGGATCAGCTCGCGGGCCACGAACGGAAAGGTCACGAACACCGTGGCGAGCACGAGGCCCGGCAGCGCGAAGATGACTTTCACGCCGTGCTCCGTGAGCCACGGTCCCAGCCACCCCTGGAGCCCGAAGACGAGGACGTAGATCAGCCCCGAGATCACGGGCGACACCGAGAACGGCAGGTCGATCAGCGTGACCAGCACCTGCTTCCCCCGGAAATCGAACTTCGCGACCGCCCACGCCGCCGCCACGCCGAAGAGGAGGTTCAGCGGGACCGCCACGGCGGCCACAAGGAGCGTCAGCCGGATCGCGGAGAGGGCGTCGGGCTCCCGGAACGACGACAGGTAGACGCCTGCGCCCTTTTCGAGCGCCTGCGCGAACACCGCGGCCAGGGGGACGACCAGGAAGATCCCGAGGAACAGCACGGCGATGCCGGTCAACGCCCACCGCACGCCGGCCGGCTCGGTCATCCCGCGGCGCACCGCCTCCCCGCCCCTCACCGGACCGACTCCCGGCGGCCGGCCCACCACTGGAGGACGTTGATGCCCAGCAGCATCAGGAAGGAGGCGACCAGCATGACCGCGGCGATCGCCGTCGCGCCCGCGTAATCGTACTGCTCCAGCTTCGTGATGATGAGCAGCGGGGTGATCTCGGACACCATCGGCATGTTCCCCGCGATGAAGACCACCGACCCGTATTCGCCGAGCGCCCGCGCGAACGCCAGGGCGAACCCCGTGAGCAGCGCGGGGAGCAGGGGCGGAAACAGGACGCGCCGGAAGATCTGCCACCTCGCCGCCCCGAGGCACGCGGCCGCCTCCTCGTACTCCGCGTCCAGCTCCTCGAGCACCGGCTGCACCGTCCGGACGACGAACGGCAGGCCGATGAACGTCATGGCGACGACGATCCCCAGCGGTGTGAACGCCACCTTGACGCCGTGCGCCTCCAGGTGGCGGCCGATCCACCCGTTCGCCGAGTAGACCGAGGTGAGGGCGATCCCCGCCACCGCGGTCGGCAGTGCGAAGGGGAGGTCCACCAGGGCGTCGGCCAGCCGCTTCCCGGGAAAGCGGTACCGCACCAGCACCCACGCCGCCAGGAACCCGAACACGGCGTTTATGGCCGCGG
This genomic stretch from Deltaproteobacteria bacterium harbors:
- a CDS encoding sulfate ABC transporter ATP-binding protein, giving the protein MSIEVRGVTKRFGEFTALSEVSLSVPGGELVALLGPSGSGKTTLLRIVAGLESCDAGEVYFNGEEATRRDVRDRRVGFVFQHYALFRHMTVFENVAFGLTVRPRHRRPAKAAIRKKVVELLRLVQLESVGGRYPGQLSGGQRQRIALARALAVEPEVLLLDEPFGALDARVRKELRGWLRRLHDEMKITSVFVTHDQEEALEVADRVVVMNEGRIEQEGPPDEVYERPANPFVYNFLGHVNIFHARVHAGRGMIGDLVVDLPEHAGTRNAHAVAYVRPHDIAVSRAPDGEEAAAAVVRHVHTAGPVVRLELERADGGGVVEAELSREQYRSLGAARGEKVFLTPKNMRVFLEDYAI
- a CDS encoding HesA/MoeB/ThiF family protein, with product MELEDRDVLRYSRNILLREIGPEGQEKLLSASALVVGAGGLGSPALLYLAAAGIGRLGIIDNDRVDSSNLNRQVIHAEKSIGLHKVRSAAERLLEIRPDLRVDSHESALTAENAVDLFRRYDVVVDGSDNFPTKFLCSDASVLSGTPLVHGGALRFGGQLFTILPGKGPCLRCVMPEIPSPKDVPTCSDSGILGAAAGVVGSWQAVEAVKAILGLPGAPPGKILVVDTLSADVSAIQAERNPGCPACGKSPRIVLPLSPEEYRLERVCKI
- the cysT gene encoding sulfate ABC transporter permease subunit CysT; this encodes MKRNGNQNVLPGFGLAMGCTLAYLSLIVLIPLSASFLRTAGMPWQRFVETVADPRVVASFRLTFRTAFLAAAINAVFGFLAAWVLVRYRFPGKRLADALVDLPFALPTAVAGIALTSVYSANGWIGRHLEAHGVKVAFTPLGIVVAMTFIGLPFVVRTVQPVLEELDAEYEEAAACLGAARWQIFRRVLFPPLLPALLTGFALAFARALGEYGSVVFIAGNMPMVSEITPLLIITKLEQYDYAGATAIAAVMLVASFLMLLGINVLQWWAGRRESVR
- the cysW gene encoding sulfate ABC transporter permease subunit CysW; this translates as MTEPAGVRWALTGIAVLFLGIFLVVPLAAVFAQALEKGAGVYLSSFREPDALSAIRLTLLVAAVAVPLNLLFGVAAAWAVAKFDFRGKQVLVTLIDLPFSVSPVISGLIYVLVFGLQGWLGPWLTEHGVKVIFALPGLVLATVFVTFPFVARELIPLMEAQGAEDEEAARVLGASGLKTFFKVTLPNVKWGLLYGVILCNARAMGEFGAVSVVSGHIRGATNTIPLHVEILYNEYNFVGAFAVASVLALLALVTLAAKTAVEWKFRSERSGRRRESGRGEGS